CGCGCACTGTGAGGTGCGGAAAAAGCGCGTAAGACTGGAACACCATGGCCAGATGGCGCTCCGCCGGGGGCAGGTCGGTAACGTCGCGGTCGCCAATATAGATGCGCCCGCTGGAAACGCTCTCAAGCCCGGCTATGAGCCGAAGTGTGGTGGATTTGCCGCAGCCGGAAGGCCCGAGCAGTACAAGCAGGGAACCCTCATTGATCTCAAAGGATACGTTCTTTACAGCGTGGGTCGCACCCCACTGTTTACATACGTTTTCAAGACGTATTGCGGACAAGTTCAGCTCCTTTCGTGGATGGGCGCGCTTGTGGGCGTGGTCGGTCAGGCTCCAGAGGCGTAACACAAGGCCGTGCTGCCTGCATGGAGAAAATTTGATTTTAATTACCACTAATTGCGCCTTGTGGCAAGAACAATAGCTTTCGTATTCGTTACATTACAGGCAGCAGTGTTACAGTTTTGTGACAAAGGCTGACTTGACCGCAACATGCTGCCGTGATTAAAAATAGTTGAAAATGTCGAGGGGAGGTGCTGACATGTTTGTAGCACACATATCTGATCCGCATGTGGGTGCCGGGCGCAGCCAGGCATTCAACGTGTCTGACGGTGCGCTGCTGCTGGAAAAAACCGTGAACCACATTGCGGCCTTGCCGCAACTGCCCGATTGCCTTGTGCTGAGCGGGGATATTTCGGTGAACGGCCAGCCCGGGGGCTACGCCATTGCGGCAGAGGCGCTGTCTGCGCTGCCCATGCCCGTGTATGTGCTACCTGGCAACCATGATAAGCGTGAAAACCTTGTGGCCGAGCTTGGGCAGTACTGCCCGGCGGATGTGGCGGTTGCCCCTTACCTGTGCTATACGGTTGAGGATTTTCCCTTGCGGCTTGTGTTTTTTGACGGCACCCGACCCGGCTCGCATTCCGGCCATTTTGACGCGCCCGTTGCGGCGTGGCTGGAAAAAACGCTGGCAGCCCAGCCAGGCAGACCCACGCTGGTCTTTACCCACCATCCGCCCTTTATCACAGCCCTTGGCGTGATGGACGAGCCATATGAAAATGCCGAGAGCCTTGGCCGCATACTGGAGAAATTCCCCAATGTGAGGCTCTGCTGCGGGCATCTGCACAGGTACATGTTCACCATGTGGCACGGAGTGGCGGCCTTGACGGCTCCCCCGGTGTGCATGCACATAGTGCCGAATTTCTGCGCCACGGGCGGGGATGATTTTACAGATGAAGCCCCGGCATTTTTGCTCCACCACTTTGTTGATGGACGGGTGAACACGCACTACTGCCGCGTGCCGGGGGAGTTTGCCGAGCGCGGGCCA
The sequence above is a segment of the Desulfovibrio sp. genome. Coding sequences within it:
- a CDS encoding phosphodiesterase; translation: MFVAHISDPHVGAGRSQAFNVSDGALLLEKTVNHIAALPQLPDCLVLSGDISVNGQPGGYAIAAEALSALPMPVYVLPGNHDKRENLVAELGQYCPADVAVAPYLCYTVEDFPLRLVFFDGTRPGSHSGHFDAPVAAWLEKTLAAQPGRPTLVFTHHPPFITALGVMDEPYENAESLGRILEKFPNVRLCCGHLHRYMFTMWHGVAALTAPPVCMHIVPNFCATGGDDFTDEAPAFLLHHFVDGRVNTHYCRVPGEFAERGPFSFSHPPKLG